In Leptospira sp. WS58.C1, a single genomic region encodes these proteins:
- the lenA gene encoding lipoprotein LenA, whose amino-acid sequence MRLGKFSINAATILVLLALIACDKKKEETPVAQIVGTKYSGWDQWVYKKPGTTEKSEQVTLVYGNEEVNGLEIVSHESTDAKGNKTVTEYLKLKTVDGKEGYGLLKNFFDAVLFIVGDGDTAFAKNSLTSPSKGKLEKGMSCFESEASGEFSKVRCNGSIVKAGKLNNLHDVWIQGASSNISRDPLLGDSIRNLKLASSKLIESDKTSDPAKQEELKKAAASALKTVVEKGDVYSESANTIANEYGLTLSE is encoded by the coding sequence ATGAGACTTGGCAAATTCTCAATAAATGCGGCCACAATATTAGTGCTGCTTGCTCTAATCGCATGTGATAAAAAGAAGGAAGAGACCCCTGTCGCTCAAATTGTAGGAACAAAATATTCAGGCTGGGACCAATGGGTTTATAAAAAACCTGGAACAACCGAAAAATCGGAACAAGTCACTCTTGTATACGGAAACGAGGAAGTAAACGGACTTGAAATCGTTTCTCACGAATCGACCGACGCAAAAGGAAATAAGACTGTAACCGAATATCTGAAATTGAAGACTGTAGACGGCAAAGAGGGCTACGGACTTTTGAAAAATTTCTTTGATGCGGTCCTCTTTATAGTAGGAGACGGGGACACTGCATTCGCTAAAAATTCACTGACTTCTCCTTCTAAAGGAAAATTGGAAAAAGGTATGTCTTGTTTCGAATCGGAAGCGAGCGGTGAATTTTCCAAAGTTCGATGTAACGGTTCTATCGTAAAGGCTGGAAAGTTAAACAATCTTCATGATGTTTGGATCCAAGGAGCTTCTTCCAATATTTCCAGAGATCCGCTTTTAGGAGACAGTATTAGAAATCTTAAATTAGCTAGCAGCAAACTGATCGAGTCGGATAAAACTTCCGATCCTGCAAAACAAGAGGAGTTAAAAAAAGCTGCTGCTTCTGCTTTAAAAACAGTAGTGGAAAAAGGAGATGTCTACTCAGAATCCGCTAATACAATTGCAAATGAATACGGATTAACTCTGTCCGAATAA
- the dnaN gene encoding DNA polymerase III subunit beta, whose product MKIKVNTSEFLKAIHAVEGVISAREIRSVLSNLKLEAETSSVSISATDLEISIKTSLNAQVEKSGNISLPAKQLSSIFKTIHFEEALLSTEDGDADSSITYITDATKKNDYKNKLNGMDAEEIKTIPKVDSSNISDFPTAMFAEMIRKTSYAIAHEDQRYIFNGLFMVPKGDKLVFAVTDGRRLCKIERPLSTTLKFKDSVIIPSKAIREISKMIATAETGKIGIIDNQIYVNANQIELLCKLIEGNFPNYEQVIPKSSKFSAVIPKEGFQIYLRQALIAAEEPTRQIRLTFSKNNINFYAQTQGVNEVSINMPIEYSGDEVTVAFKGEYLSDVFKSIDDNEFKIEFSDSSSPVVFKDPSDPDFISVIMPMKI is encoded by the coding sequence TTGAAGATCAAAGTGAACACATCTGAATTTCTAAAAGCGATTCACGCTGTCGAAGGAGTAATCTCCGCTAGAGAGATTCGTTCCGTTCTCTCCAACTTAAAATTAGAAGCGGAAACTTCTTCCGTATCAATTTCTGCGACGGACTTAGAAATATCTATTAAAACATCATTAAATGCTCAAGTAGAGAAGTCGGGAAATATTTCCTTACCTGCAAAACAATTATCCAGCATTTTTAAAACCATTCACTTTGAAGAAGCGTTGCTTTCCACGGAAGATGGGGACGCCGATTCTAGTATCACATATATCACTGACGCTACTAAAAAGAATGATTATAAAAACAAACTGAACGGAATGGATGCGGAAGAGATCAAAACTATTCCGAAAGTGGACTCTTCGAATATTTCCGATTTTCCAACAGCTATGTTTGCCGAGATGATCCGTAAAACTTCTTACGCGATCGCTCATGAAGACCAAAGATATATCTTCAACGGACTGTTTATGGTCCCTAAAGGAGACAAACTTGTGTTCGCGGTTACCGATGGCAGAAGGTTATGTAAGATAGAACGGCCTCTTTCTACAACTTTGAAATTCAAAGATTCAGTGATCATTCCTTCTAAGGCAATTAGAGAGATCTCTAAAATGATCGCGACAGCAGAAACAGGAAAGATAGGTATCATAGACAATCAGATCTATGTGAACGCAAATCAGATCGAACTTCTTTGTAAATTGATCGAAGGTAATTTTCCGAATTACGAACAAGTAATTCCAAAGTCTTCTAAATTCAGCGCTGTTATCCCTAAAGAAGGATTCCAGATCTACCTTAGACAAGCATTGATCGCTGCAGAAGAACCTACTCGTCAGATACGTTTAACATTCTCTAAAAATAATATCAACTTCTACGCTCAAACACAAGGAGTGAACGAGGTTAGTATTAATATGCCGATCGAATATTCAGGAGACGAAGTTACCGTTGCATTTAAAGGTGAATATCTTTCGGATGTATTCAAGTCTATAGATGATAATGAATTCAAAATAGAATTTAGTGATTCAAGCTCCCCCGTTGTATTTAAGGATCCTTCCGATCCTGATTTTATCTCGGTAATTATGCCGATGAAAATTTAA
- a CDS encoding DciA family protein has product MKEESKIQRIDPQEFKNILQNLGLTEESLSEKIAVQTLAKRWVDIIGPVYANHSEPFALNGDTLVILTVHSAYKQEILFMRKRILSYSARYLGRDVVKKIEIRIGNLVSKRQKSPSYTADKTGLEGKQNLVSLAEKETDPIAKKRLLELIEYL; this is encoded by the coding sequence ATGAAAGAAGAATCTAAAATACAAAGAATTGATCCGCAAGAGTTCAAAAACATTCTTCAAAATTTGGGCTTAACGGAAGAAAGTTTATCGGAGAAGATCGCAGTTCAAACTTTAGCAAAACGTTGGGTCGACATAATAGGTCCTGTATATGCAAATCATTCAGAACCATTTGCTCTTAATGGAGATACATTGGTGATCCTAACGGTTCACTCTGCATACAAACAAGAGATCCTTTTTATGAGAAAGAGGATCTTAAGTTATTCCGCTCGTTACTTAGGAAGAGATGTCGTAAAAAAAATAGAAATAAGGATCGGTAATCTCGTTTCTAAAAGACAAAAATCGCCTTCCTATACCGCGGATAAAACCGGATTGGAGGGCAAACAGAACCTAGTTTCTTTAGCCGAAAAAGAAACCGATCCTATTGCGAAAAAAAGACTTTTAGAGCTGATAGAATATCTCTGA
- a CDS encoding lipoprotein LipL21, giving the protein MIKKVIAIVLSAALLTYCGANTAPKDTIPVSNEGWSFEGWGGPPEQRNDGKTPRDTNPKDYYYMKFASRASAKAIAKKNPVMVQSTCRESARLQGTSEVIRKMLGECHNTGFFTCNESNHGITTDCNPFISASLAKGVGVYECKAIGPGSDPNDVSKDNWEECQCVIYAKFPGGRNALVAKVQEIGK; this is encoded by the coding sequence ATGATCAAGAAAGTAATCGCTATTGTTCTGTCTGCTGCATTACTTACCTATTGCGGAGCTAATACCGCTCCAAAAGACACAATTCCCGTTAGCAACGAAGGATGGTCTTTCGAAGGTTGGGGTGGACCGCCTGAGCAAAGAAACGACGGTAAAACTCCAAGAGATACCAATCCTAAAGACTACTATTACATGAAGTTCGCTTCTCGTGCATCCGCTAAGGCTATTGCTAAAAAAAATCCCGTAATGGTTCAATCGACCTGCCGAGAATCTGCGCGCCTACAAGGTACTTCTGAAGTAATTAGGAAAATGCTAGGCGAATGTCATAATACAGGGTTCTTCACCTGTAACGAATCCAATCATGGTATAACTACCGATTGTAACCCCTTCATATCTGCATCGCTCGCTAAAGGAGTAGGAGTTTATGAATGTAAAGCTATCGGTCCAGGTTCCGATCCTAATGATGTTTCTAAAGACAACTGGGAAGAATGCCAGTGTGTTATTTATGCTAAATTTCCAGGTGGACGCAACGCTCTAGTCGCTAAAGTTCAAGAAATCGGTAAGTAA
- a CDS encoding lipoprotein LipL21: MIKKVIAIALSAALLTYCGANTAQKDATSVGDGGWSFEGWGGPPEQRNDGKTPRDTNPKDYYYMKFASRASAKAVAKKSLAMMQSTCREASRLQGASDVVKKMVGETVESASGVSDGEATASVIVGTSAGIVKGVGVYECKATGPGSDPNDVSKDNWEECQCVIYAKFPGGRDALVAKAQEIGK; this comes from the coding sequence ATGATCAAGAAAGTAATCGCTATTGCGCTGTCTGCTGCATTACTTACCTATTGCGGAGCTAATACCGCTCAAAAAGATGCTACTTCCGTTGGCGACGGAGGATGGTCTTTCGAAGGTTGGGGTGGACCGCCTGAGCAAAGAAACGACGGTAAAACTCCAAGAGATACCAATCCTAAAGACTACTATTACATGAAGTTCGCTTCTCGTGCATCCGCTAAGGCTGTTGCTAAAAAAAGTCTCGCAATGATGCAGTCTACTTGCCGTGAAGCTTCTCGCTTACAAGGTGCTTCCGACGTTGTTAAAAAAATGGTCGGTGAGACTGTTGAATCCGCATCCGGAGTTTCCGACGGTGAAGCTACTGCTTCCGTTATCGTTGGTACTTCTGCAGGTATCGTAAAAGGAGTGGGAGTTTACGAGTGTAAAGCTACCGGTCCAGGTTCCGATCCTAATGATGTTTCTAAAGACAACTGGGAAGAATGCCAGTGTGTTATTTACGCTAAATTTCCAGGTGGACGCGACGCTCTCGTAGCTAAAGCTCAAGAAATCGGTAAATAA
- the gyrA gene encoding DNA gyrase subunit A: MSEELENETKTLGFSLSSRPDIGDALKNGVRVIPVEIEDQMKEAYLGYAMSVIVGRALPDVRDGLKPVHRRILHAMNERAWRSDRPYVKCAKIVGEVLGNYHPHGDSSVYDALVRMVQDFSLRVPLIDGQGNYGSIDGDNPAAYRYTEARLAKVAEELLRDIEKETVNFSPNFDDTKQQPDVLPANFPNLLVNGSSGIAVGMATNIPPHNLKETIEAVITVIKNPDVSISEILKIMPGPDFPTGGTIIGGEGLLSAYHSGKGSIRIRSKVEIEENKKGREVIVVTEIPYQVNKKTLLERIGELVNEKQIEGISEILDLSDRKGIRVEIHIKKDANAQVILNQLLKLTQLQVSYGITMLAILDNKPKIFNIKEILVAYSIHRKEVIVRRTQFDLDKAEKRAHILEGLKIALENIEEVIKVIRASKNASEAKEQLMARFVLSDVQADAILEMRLQRLTSLEVQKVIDELEEVRALIMDLKDILAKPERVSDIVCTELSEVSEKFGNKRKTDISLESVESSSFNAEDLIADEDVVLQITYDQFIKRLPLDTFKRQRRGGKGIQGLSQKREDVVKIMKTAMTHDNVMFFSNTGKVYMMKAYELPQASKEARGKSLKAIIGLGENETVSAIFTFKEEDKGKDLLLVTKNGFIKRVELSEFGNVKKSGIIAIGLRDGDQLIEVISVEKGDNVMIFSANGLALRIEMDTIRAQGRTAQGVTGMRLSKEDAIVGLSKVVEGDDIFVISENGYGKRLGFEEFGTKGRGGKGMAFLKVGEKNGAAVAVSSVGEEDEIILVTQQGMVIRTEANQISKMGRTAVGVRVVDIKDNDRVQDCTVIRESKEK, encoded by the coding sequence ATGAGCGAAGAGCTAGAGAACGAAACAAAAACTTTAGGATTCAGCCTTTCTTCCCGTCCTGATATCGGTGATGCATTGAAGAATGGTGTCAGGGTAATTCCTGTCGAAATCGAAGACCAGATGAAGGAAGCCTACCTCGGTTATGCGATGAGTGTAATTGTGGGAAGGGCTTTGCCTGACGTGAGAGACGGTTTGAAACCGGTTCATAGACGTATTCTACATGCAATGAATGAAAGGGCCTGGAGAAGTGACAGACCCTACGTTAAATGTGCAAAAATTGTCGGAGAAGTATTAGGTAATTATCACCCGCACGGAGATAGTTCGGTATACGATGCATTAGTGCGAATGGTCCAAGATTTTTCCCTTAGAGTTCCTCTCATAGACGGGCAGGGAAACTACGGATCTATCGACGGAGACAACCCTGCAGCATACCGATACACGGAAGCAAGACTCGCAAAAGTTGCAGAAGAACTTTTAAGAGATATCGAAAAGGAAACCGTTAATTTTTCTCCGAACTTCGATGATACCAAACAGCAACCTGATGTACTCCCTGCAAATTTTCCTAACTTATTAGTAAACGGTTCTTCCGGGATTGCGGTAGGGATGGCGACAAACATTCCTCCTCATAACTTGAAGGAAACGATAGAAGCGGTTATCACCGTAATTAAAAATCCTGACGTAAGTATATCGGAAATTCTTAAAATAATGCCGGGTCCGGATTTCCCTACCGGTGGTACGATTATCGGCGGAGAAGGTTTACTATCCGCATATCATTCCGGTAAAGGTTCGATCCGGATCCGTTCTAAAGTAGAAATCGAAGAGAATAAAAAAGGCAGAGAAGTAATCGTAGTTACTGAAATTCCTTACCAAGTAAATAAAAAGACTCTTCTTGAAAGAATCGGTGAGCTTGTTAACGAAAAACAGATCGAAGGAATTTCCGAAATTTTAGATCTATCCGATAGGAAAGGGATCAGAGTAGAGATCCATATTAAAAAAGATGCAAATGCTCAGGTCATCCTAAACCAACTCTTAAAACTTACCCAACTTCAAGTAAGTTACGGGATCACGATGCTTGCGATCTTGGATAATAAACCTAAGATTTTCAATATTAAGGAGATCCTGGTTGCTTATTCTATCCACAGAAAAGAGGTAATCGTTCGTAGAACTCAATTCGATCTAGATAAGGCTGAAAAACGCGCACATATCTTGGAAGGATTGAAGATCGCTCTCGAAAATATTGAAGAAGTGATCAAAGTCATCCGTGCGTCTAAAAATGCTTCGGAAGCAAAAGAACAGTTGATGGCTCGATTCGTTCTCTCTGATGTCCAAGCTGACGCGATTCTGGAGATGAGACTGCAAAGATTAACCTCTTTGGAAGTTCAAAAGGTAATCGACGAGTTGGAAGAAGTCCGAGCTCTGATTATGGATCTAAAAGATATTCTCGCAAAACCGGAAAGAGTTTCCGACATAGTTTGTACTGAATTGTCCGAGGTTTCTGAAAAATTCGGAAATAAAAGAAAAACAGATATCAGCTTAGAAAGTGTGGAGTCTTCTTCTTTCAATGCAGAAGATCTGATTGCCGACGAAGATGTCGTATTACAAATTACTTATGATCAATTCATAAAAAGACTTCCTCTGGATACTTTCAAAAGACAGAGAAGAGGTGGAAAAGGGATCCAAGGACTTTCTCAAAAACGAGAAGATGTTGTCAAGATCATGAAAACCGCCATGACCCACGACAATGTGATGTTCTTCTCGAATACCGGAAAAGTCTATATGATGAAGGCGTACGAACTTCCTCAGGCTTCCAAAGAAGCCAGAGGAAAATCCTTGAAGGCAATTATAGGACTCGGCGAGAACGAAACTGTCTCTGCAATCTTCACTTTCAAAGAAGAAGATAAAGGAAAAGATCTATTACTCGTAACCAAGAACGGCTTTATCAAACGAGTCGAATTATCCGAATTCGGTAACGTTAAAAAATCTGGTATTATTGCGATCGGCCTTAGGGATGGAGACCAACTCATCGAAGTAATCTCCGTAGAAAAAGGAGATAACGTAATGATCTTCTCAGCAAATGGACTTGCGCTTAGGATCGAAATGGATACTATCCGAGCGCAAGGACGAACTGCCCAAGGTGTAACCGGGATGAGACTCTCGAAAGAGGATGCAATCGTAGGACTTTCTAAAGTGGTAGAAGGCGACGATATATTCGTGATCTCGGAGAACGGTTACGGAAAACGTCTAGGCTTCGAGGAGTTCGGAACCAAAGGAAGAGGGGGCAAAGGAATGGCCTTCTTAAAAGTGGGAGAGAAAAACGGCGCCGCTGTCGCTGTCAGTTCCGTCGGAGAAGAGGATGAGATCATCTTAGTAACTCAGCAAGGAATGGTTATCCGAACTGAGGCGAACCAAATCTCTAAAATGGGAAGAACTGCAGTGGGAGTCAGAGTCGTAGACATCAAGGACAACGATAGAGTCCAAGATTGTACTGTAATCCGCGAAAGTAAGGAAAAATGA
- the recF gene encoding DNA replication/repair protein RecF (All proteins in this family for which functions are known are DNA-binding proteins that assist the filamentation of RecA onto DNA for the initiation of recombination or recombinational repair.) yields the protein MFLRSLRLLNFRNHEQISLEFHSRLIFFVGENGEGKTNLLEAISMISWLKSFRESEEGNLIRWNSDGYYIKGEVDRDNKREIYELGFSKKPVSRRKLKFNQEEVKKRSDLVGKFLSVLMTPLDLIIVEGGPSERRRFLDSLLSSLDPSYLNDLIEYNRILKQRNALLKSGSSDPGLYEIWNQRLIEKGIGIFNKRKEFILEFDPIYRENLKKLSGGRDNLTLEYKPSFSNLDDFRETLLRNINRDRKLGYTSVGIHRDDLYIGEDNRDIMDFASQGQKRSTVISLKAAAFEYYRRKLGRTPILLIDDVIRELDVKRREYFVDLVLNSGQAFFTTTDLEGISDYVGRLEDEKQIFLVKNGLVSKYQ from the coding sequence GTGTTTTTACGAAGCCTAAGGCTTCTCAATTTTAGAAATCACGAACAGATAAGCCTGGAGTTCCATTCCAGGCTTATTTTCTTTGTGGGAGAAAACGGAGAAGGAAAAACAAACTTACTCGAAGCGATCTCTATGATTTCTTGGTTGAAAAGTTTTAGGGAATCGGAAGAAGGAAATTTAATTCGTTGGAACTCCGACGGATATTATATTAAAGGCGAAGTAGATCGTGATAATAAAAGAGAAATTTATGAATTAGGTTTTTCTAAAAAACCGGTCAGTCGTCGCAAACTTAAATTCAATCAAGAAGAAGTCAAAAAAAGATCCGACTTAGTGGGAAAATTCCTAAGCGTTTTAATGACTCCTTTGGATCTGATCATCGTAGAAGGAGGGCCATCCGAAAGAAGAAGATTTTTGGACAGTCTACTTTCTTCTTTAGATCCTTCTTATCTAAATGATCTAATCGAATACAATCGTATCTTAAAACAAAGAAATGCACTTTTAAAAAGTGGATCATCAGATCCCGGGCTTTATGAGATTTGGAACCAAAGGCTGATCGAAAAAGGGATCGGTATCTTTAATAAAAGAAAAGAATTCATTCTAGAATTCGATCCTATCTACAGAGAAAATCTAAAAAAACTCAGTGGAGGAAGAGACAATCTAACTCTGGAATACAAACCCAGCTTTTCGAACTTGGATGATTTTAGGGAAACGTTACTCAGGAATATCAACAGGGATCGAAAACTAGGTTATACTTCTGTCGGGATCCATAGGGACGATCTGTATATCGGTGAAGATAATCGCGATATTATGGATTTTGCTTCTCAAGGCCAAAAGAGAAGTACCGTAATTTCCCTAAAGGCGGCTGCATTCGAATATTATCGAAGGAAGTTGGGCAGGACCCCTATTCTTTTGATTGATGATGTGATCCGAGAGTTGGATGTAAAAAGAAGAGAATATTTTGTGGATCTGGTTTTGAATTCCGGACAGGCTTTTTTCACTACTACGGACCTAGAAGGTATCTCCGATTATGTGGGAAGATTAGAAGATGAAAAGCAGATCTTTTTAGTGAAGAACGGTTTAGTCTCTAAATACCAATGA
- the dusB gene encoding tRNA dihydrouridine synthase DusB, translating into MIRIGSVEIPGWLAMSPMAGISDTPTRTMARRYGSAFSYTEFVSTDSLAVGSKKALSLLRFREEERPITFQIFGNKLEIIVDAAKRIRELNPDIIDLNMGCPARNVSMRGSGVGLLRKPIYAGKIIEEMRKALDIPVTAKIRLGWDDSSRNYMEVSRILEESGVMAISVHGRTREMGYSGKADWDAIADIKSERKVPIFGNGDISSYEEAVRRKEESKVDGVLIGRNSIGNPWIFSNIKKEDLSFEEIVSTTLNHLQLMRETFGDKYGLILLRKHLVRYIQSRKEVESMRLELLKCEDPEKLISMLHEAQNNLILAS; encoded by the coding sequence ATGATCCGCATCGGTTCTGTCGAAATTCCCGGTTGGTTGGCCATGTCGCCAATGGCCGGGATCAGTGATACCCCGACCAGAACCATGGCCCGCAGATACGGATCTGCTTTTTCATACACTGAGTTCGTTTCCACCGACAGCCTTGCAGTGGGCTCTAAAAAGGCTTTATCTTTATTACGTTTTCGTGAAGAAGAAAGACCGATCACTTTTCAGATCTTCGGCAATAAGCTGGAGATTATTGTAGATGCTGCAAAGAGAATTCGTGAATTAAATCCTGATATCATAGACCTGAACATGGGTTGCCCTGCTAGAAATGTTTCTATGCGAGGATCCGGAGTGGGACTTCTCCGCAAACCTATTTATGCAGGAAAAATCATAGAAGAAATGCGGAAGGCGTTGGATATCCCCGTAACCGCGAAGATCCGTTTGGGCTGGGATGATTCCTCCAGAAACTATATGGAAGTATCCCGGATCTTAGAAGAGTCCGGAGTGATGGCAATTTCCGTGCATGGACGGACTCGAGAGATGGGTTATTCCGGAAAAGCGGATTGGGATGCGATTGCAGATATAAAATCCGAAAGAAAGGTGCCTATTTTCGGAAACGGAGATATAAGCAGCTACGAAGAGGCTGTTCGTAGAAAGGAAGAATCTAAAGTGGATGGGGTTCTTATAGGAAGGAATTCCATCGGAAATCCATGGATATTCTCCAATATTAAAAAAGAAGATCTAAGTTTCGAAGAGATCGTATCAACTACTTTGAATCATTTGCAGTTGATGAGGGAAACATTCGGAGACAAATATGGATTGATCCTTCTCCGCAAACATTTGGTGCGTTATATACAATCCAGGAAAGAAGTGGAGTCGATGCGACTCGAACTTCTTAAATGTGAAGATCCGGAGAAATTGATCTCAATGCTGCATGAGGCGCAAAACAATTTAATCTTAGCCTCTTGA
- the gyrB gene encoding DNA topoisomerase (ATP-hydrolyzing) subunit B: protein MSQPESSYSAGQIKILEGLEAVRKRPGMYIGTQDETGLHKMVYEVVDNSVDEAMAGHCTEIYISILPDNIIEVKDNGRGIPVAIHPEKNISTIEVVMTILHAGGKFENDAYKVSGGLHGVGVSVVNALSESLEVEVYQNGKIHQQKYSRGVPQGPVSVIGESPERGTVVRFKPDASIFTTTEFQFDVLTARFRELAFLNKGLKLIVQDKRKPDSEKHEFLFDGGIVSFVEYLNENKHPLHKTIHFERNKDDVVAEIAIQYSDTYSENIFCFTNNINNNLGGTHLEGFRAALTRTLNDFLKKDQQLVKKQPTALSGEDLKEGITAVISVKIPQPQFNSQTKEKLVNAEIKGIMQTLTGEGLSLFFEENPAITKKILEKCILSAKAREAARKARDLTRRKSVLEGGGLPGKLADCSEKDPAASELYIVEGDSAGGSAKQGRDRHYQAILPLKGKILNVEKARLDKILGNEEIRTLVSALGTGIGEDEFNVDKARYHKIFIMTDADIDGSHIRTLLLTFFFRYMRPIIEKGFLYVAQPPLYLVKHGKTSAYLFSDKEKDEYLKSLGTEKAVIQRYKGLGEMNPEQLWETTMDPEKRVVLKVKLDDYVEAEDTFNILMGDEVNPRRRFIEVNAAKVANLDL from the coding sequence ATGAGCCAACCAGAAAGCAGTTATAGCGCAGGTCAGATCAAAATCCTAGAAGGATTAGAGGCCGTACGCAAACGCCCCGGAATGTATATCGGGACCCAAGACGAGACCGGTCTTCATAAGATGGTCTATGAGGTTGTTGATAACTCGGTAGACGAGGCAATGGCCGGTCATTGTACGGAGATCTATATCTCCATTCTTCCTGATAATATCATAGAAGTGAAGGACAATGGGCGTGGAATTCCGGTAGCCATTCATCCTGAAAAAAACATCTCCACTATCGAAGTGGTTATGACTATTCTGCACGCAGGTGGTAAGTTCGAGAATGATGCTTATAAGGTTTCCGGTGGACTTCATGGAGTTGGAGTATCTGTCGTTAATGCTCTTTCCGAATCATTAGAAGTAGAAGTTTACCAAAATGGAAAGATCCACCAGCAAAAATATTCAAGAGGTGTACCTCAAGGTCCTGTATCCGTTATCGGAGAATCTCCTGAAAGAGGAACAGTTGTCCGTTTTAAACCGGATGCTTCCATTTTTACCACTACGGAATTTCAGTTCGACGTTCTAACTGCCCGTTTTAGAGAATTGGCGTTTTTGAATAAAGGCTTAAAACTGATCGTTCAGGATAAAAGAAAGCCCGATTCCGAAAAGCATGAGTTCTTATTTGACGGTGGAATTGTTTCTTTCGTTGAGTATTTGAACGAGAACAAACATCCGCTTCACAAAACAATTCATTTCGAAAGAAATAAAGATGATGTAGTTGCAGAAATCGCGATCCAATACTCTGATACCTATTCCGAAAATATTTTTTGTTTCACCAATAATATAAACAATAACTTGGGTGGAACCCACTTAGAAGGTTTTCGTGCCGCTTTAACAAGAACTCTTAACGATTTTTTAAAAAAAGATCAGCAGCTCGTAAAAAAACAACCTACCGCATTGTCGGGAGAGGATTTAAAAGAAGGTATCACTGCCGTAATTTCGGTAAAAATTCCTCAACCTCAGTTTAACTCTCAGACAAAAGAAAAATTGGTGAATGCTGAGATCAAAGGGATTATGCAAACTCTTACGGGAGAAGGTCTTTCACTTTTTTTCGAAGAGAATCCTGCAATTACTAAAAAGATATTAGAGAAATGTATATTATCAGCTAAGGCTCGAGAGGCTGCTCGTAAGGCTCGCGATTTAACTCGTCGTAAATCGGTATTAGAAGGTGGTGGTCTTCCTGGAAAACTGGCGGACTGTTCCGAAAAGGATCCTGCTGCTTCCGAACTTTATATCGTAGAGGGTGACTCAGCCGGTGGTTCCGCTAAACAAGGAAGAGATAGACATTACCAGGCGATCCTCCCTCTAAAGGGAAAAATTCTGAACGTAGAAAAAGCACGATTAGATAAAATTCTAGGTAACGAAGAAATTCGTACGTTAGTTTCTGCATTAGGCACCGGGATCGGCGAAGATGAATTTAACGTGGATAAGGCGCGGTATCATAAGATCTTTATCATGACGGATGCGGATATAGACGGTTCTCATATTCGCACGTTACTTCTCACTTTCTTTTTTCGTTATATGAGACCTATTATCGAAAAAGGGTTTCTATATGTTGCTCAGCCTCCTTTGTATTTGGTTAAACATGGTAAGACATCCGCATATCTATTTTCTGATAAGGAAAAGGACGAATATTTAAAATCTCTAGGAACGGAAAAGGCAGTCATCCAGCGATATAAAGGGTTGGGTGAAATGAATCCGGAGCAACTTTGGGAGACAACTATGGATCCTGAAAAGCGAGTCGTTCTAAAAGTAAAACTCGATGATTATGTGGAAGCGGAAGATACATTTAATATACTTATGGGTGACGAAGTAAATCCAAGACGTCGCTTTATCGAGGTCAACGCGGCAAAAGTTGCAAACCTTGATCTTTAA